The following are encoded in a window of Streptomyces sp. Go-475 genomic DNA:
- the purL gene encoding phosphoribosylformylglycinamidine synthase subunit PurL produces MSRTPLDTVEHAAATPDVELPWAELGLKKDEYERVVEILGRRPTGAELAMYSVMWSEHCSYKSSKVHLRQFGEKAPESDAMLVGIGENAGVVDVGQGYAVTFKVESHNHPSYVEPYQGAATGVGGIVRDIIAMGARPVAVVDPLRFGAADHPDTKRVLPGVVAGIGGYGNCLGLPNIGGEVVFDACYQGNPLVNAGAIGVMRHEDIHLAKASGAGNKVILYGARTGGDGIGGASILASETFDDAKPSKRPAVQVGDPFQEKLLIECTLEAFKEKLVVGIQDLGAAGLSCATSELASNGSGGMRVTLDDVPLRDSTLSPEEILMSESQERMCAVVEPEKVDRFLEICEKWDVIATVIGEVTDGDRLEIYWHGGKIVDVDPRTVAHEGPVYERPYARPSWQDELQADDANKLPRPATSEELKDQVLKLVASPNQASKSWITSQYDRFVQGNTVLAQPEDSGMIRIDEETGLGVAIATDGNGRYAKLDPYHGAQLALAEAYRNVATTGAKPLAVSDCLNFGSPEDPAVMWQFAEAVRGLADACQQLGTPVTGGNVSLYNQTGEAAIHPTPVVAVLGVIDDVARRTPVAFQEEGQLLYLLGDTREEFGGSAWSQVIHDHLGGLPPKVDLERERLLAEILISGSRDGMIDSAHDLSDGGLIQAVVESALLGGKGARLIVPDGLDAFTFLFSESAGRAIVAVPRSEELRFTDMCGARGLPATRIGVVDGDTVELQGEFTLPLSELREAHEGTIPALLA; encoded by the coding sequence ATGAGCCGGACGCCTCTGGACACGGTCGAGCACGCGGCCGCGACCCCCGACGTCGAGCTGCCCTGGGCCGAACTGGGCCTGAAGAAGGACGAGTACGAGCGCGTGGTCGAGATCCTCGGCCGCCGCCCGACCGGCGCCGAGCTGGCCATGTACTCGGTGATGTGGTCGGAGCACTGCTCCTACAAGAGCAGCAAGGTGCACCTGCGCCAGTTCGGCGAGAAGGCACCCGAGTCCGACGCCATGCTCGTCGGCATCGGCGAGAACGCCGGTGTCGTGGACGTCGGCCAGGGCTACGCGGTCACCTTCAAGGTCGAGTCGCACAACCACCCGTCGTACGTCGAGCCCTACCAGGGCGCGGCCACCGGTGTCGGCGGCATCGTCCGCGACATCATCGCCATGGGTGCCCGCCCGGTCGCGGTCGTCGACCCGCTGCGCTTCGGCGCCGCCGACCACCCCGACACCAAGCGCGTCCTGCCGGGCGTCGTCGCGGGCATCGGCGGCTACGGCAACTGCCTGGGCCTGCCCAACATCGGCGGCGAGGTCGTCTTCGACGCCTGCTACCAGGGCAACCCGCTGGTCAACGCCGGTGCCATCGGCGTCATGCGGCACGAGGACATCCACCTCGCCAAGGCGTCCGGCGCCGGCAACAAGGTCATCCTCTACGGGGCCCGCACCGGCGGCGACGGCATCGGCGGCGCCTCGATCCTGGCCTCCGAGACCTTCGACGACGCCAAGCCCTCCAAGCGCCCGGCCGTCCAGGTCGGCGACCCCTTCCAGGAGAAGCTCCTCATCGAGTGCACCCTGGAGGCCTTCAAGGAGAAGCTGGTCGTCGGCATCCAGGACCTCGGCGCGGCCGGCCTGTCCTGCGCCACCTCCGAGCTCGCCTCGAACGGCTCGGGCGGCATGCGCGTGACGCTGGACGACGTCCCGCTGCGCGACTCCACGCTCTCGCCCGAGGAGATCCTCATGAGCGAGTCGCAGGAGCGCATGTGCGCGGTCGTCGAGCCGGAGAAGGTCGACCGCTTCCTGGAGATCTGCGAGAAGTGGGACGTCATCGCCACCGTCATCGGTGAGGTGACCGACGGCGACCGCCTGGAGATCTACTGGCACGGCGGCAAGATCGTCGACGTCGACCCGCGCACGGTGGCGCACGAGGGACCGGTCTACGAGCGCCCGTACGCCCGCCCGTCCTGGCAGGACGAGCTGCAGGCCGACGACGCGAACAAGCTGCCGCGGCCGGCGACGTCCGAGGAGCTGAAGGACCAGGTCCTGAAGCTGGTCGCCTCCCCGAACCAGGCCTCCAAGTCCTGGATCACCAGCCAGTACGACCGCTTCGTGCAGGGCAACACCGTCCTCGCCCAGCCCGAGGACTCCGGCATGATCCGGATCGACGAGGAGACCGGCCTCGGCGTGGCCATCGCCACCGACGGCAACGGCCGGTACGCCAAGCTCGACCCGTACCACGGCGCCCAGCTGGCCCTGGCGGAGGCGTACCGCAACGTCGCCACCACCGGCGCCAAGCCGCTCGCCGTCTCCGACTGCCTGAACTTCGGCTCGCCCGAGGACCCGGCGGTGATGTGGCAGTTCGCCGAGGCCGTGCGCGGTCTCGCCGACGCCTGCCAGCAGCTCGGCACCCCGGTGACCGGCGGCAACGTCTCGCTCTACAACCAGACGGGCGAGGCCGCCATCCACCCGACCCCGGTGGTCGCGGTCCTGGGCGTCATCGACGACGTCGCCCGCCGCACCCCGGTCGCCTTCCAGGAGGAGGGCCAGCTGCTCTACCTCCTCGGCGACACGCGTGAGGAGTTCGGCGGCTCGGCCTGGTCGCAGGTGATCCACGACCACCTCGGCGGTCTGCCGCCCAAGGTCGACCTGGAGCGCGAGCGCCTGCTGGCCGAGATCCTGATCTCCGGCTCCCGCGACGGCATGATCGACTCCGCGCACGACCTGTCCGACGGCGGTCTGATCCAGGCGGTCGTCGAGTCGGCCCTGCTGGGCGGCAAGGGTGCGCGCCTGATCGTCCCGGACGGTCTGGACGCCTTCACCTTCCTCTTCTCCGAGTCGGCGGGCCGCGCGATCGTGGCCGTGCCGCGCTCCGAGGAGCTCCGCTTCACCGACATGTGCGGCGCCCGGGGCCTCCCGGCCACCCGCATCGGCGTCGTCGACGGCGACACGGTGGAGCTGCAGGGCGAGTTCACGCTCCCCCTGTCCGAGCTGCGCGAGGCGCACGAGGGGACCATCCCGGCCCTGCTGGCGTAG
- a CDS encoding winged helix-turn-helix domain-containing protein — MELEQRVTDLERRLAALEGAQRTGPRLDGGDFWALNGLKEQLSETGATDGGVLYTGSVRLPTGEEYAWQLGALTEDLLEGDWAAAAESFAALGHPVRLRLLREILGGRRTAAELAELDEVGTTGQIYHHLRQLTGTGWLHTTGRGRHEVPPGRVVPLLVALATARP, encoded by the coding sequence GTGGAACTCGAACAACGCGTCACCGACCTGGAGCGCCGACTGGCGGCACTGGAAGGCGCCCAGCGCACCGGACCTCGTCTGGACGGCGGCGACTTCTGGGCCCTGAACGGGCTGAAGGAGCAACTGTCCGAGACAGGGGCCACCGACGGAGGCGTCCTCTACACCGGCTCCGTACGGCTGCCGACGGGTGAGGAGTACGCCTGGCAGCTGGGCGCCCTCACGGAGGACCTGCTGGAGGGCGACTGGGCGGCGGCCGCCGAGTCGTTCGCGGCCCTCGGCCACCCGGTCCGGCTCCGGCTGCTGCGCGAGATCCTCGGCGGTCGGCGCACCGCGGCGGAACTCGCCGAGCTGGACGAGGTCGGCACGACCGGCCAGATCTACCACCACCTGCGCCAGCTCACCGGCACCGGCTGGCTGCACACGACCGGCCGGGGCCGCCACGAGGTGCCGCCGGGGCGGGTCGTACCGCTGCTGGTGGCGCTGGCGACGGCCCGTCCGTAG
- a CDS encoding maleylpyruvate isomerase family mycothiol-dependent enzyme gives MPPAKKRTRSYDPVKIQAAVFAQFGNVRQAVRTLTPEQLALPTRLGDWTVRELAAHVTMAVETVSRNLDRDEPAKPELGLTDWPFATAVRAADIDDGTRQLAEANPDLDTLYDRTEERLAEKLAAAPGTRVLAARTGAMTLADYLVTRTVELVVHTDDLNAAVPGLDIPYDRQALAACTRLLADALAVKAPGGSTEVRVPPYAVVQCVEGPRHTRGTPPNVVETDPLTWIRLATGRVSWAQALEDTKVSASGERADLSAHLPLMT, from the coding sequence ATGCCCCCGGCCAAGAAGCGCACCCGCAGCTACGACCCCGTCAAGATCCAGGCGGCCGTGTTCGCCCAGTTCGGGAACGTGCGGCAGGCCGTCCGCACCCTCACCCCCGAGCAGCTCGCCCTGCCGACCAGGCTCGGTGACTGGACGGTCCGGGAGCTGGCGGCCCACGTGACCATGGCCGTGGAGACCGTCAGCCGAAACCTCGACCGCGACGAGCCGGCGAAACCGGAACTCGGCCTCACCGACTGGCCCTTCGCCACCGCCGTCCGAGCCGCCGACATCGACGACGGCACCCGGCAGCTCGCCGAGGCCAACCCCGACCTCGACACCCTGTACGACAGGACCGAGGAGCGCCTCGCCGAGAAGCTCGCGGCCGCCCCCGGCACCCGCGTCCTCGCCGCGCGCACCGGCGCCATGACCCTCGCCGACTACCTCGTCACCCGCACCGTCGAACTCGTCGTCCACACCGACGACCTCAACGCCGCCGTCCCCGGCCTGGACATCCCCTACGACCGTCAGGCCCTGGCCGCCTGCACCCGGCTGCTGGCCGACGCGCTCGCCGTGAAGGCCCCCGGCGGCTCGACGGAGGTGCGGGTGCCGCCGTACGCGGTGGTGCAGTGCGTGGAGGGGCCCCGGCACACCCGCGGCACGCCGCCCAACGTCGTCGAGACGGACCCGCTGACCTGGATCCGGCTCGCGACCGGGCGGGTGTCCTGGGCGCAGGCTCTGGAGGACACCAAGGTCAGCGCGAGCGGGGAGCGGGCGGATCTGTCGGCCCACCTGCCCCTGATGACATAA
- a CDS encoding M23 family metallopeptidase — translation MSARKLGMVAFRGLQLAFIALVVAHICFDWGYHALWNGLPLVLAYVVVTVANRWGGAPDSPRAAREPVEVDPPVTGRWSALNSPADRTPSHGVHAHGQTYAIDILAEPEPGARPAFRWLWPLARRPQDFPAFGAPILAVADATVVRAADGQRDHLSRTSLPGLLYLLLVEGSVRELAGTGRILGNHLVLDLGDGTYAAYAHLQRGSLTVREGDRVRAGQPIARCGTSGNSSEPHLHFQLMDGPDPDAARGAPFTWRGIGVPRNGEIFEAPPAAVALG, via the coding sequence ATGTCCGCACGCAAGCTCGGCATGGTGGCTTTCCGGGGGCTGCAACTGGCCTTCATCGCGTTGGTGGTCGCACACATCTGCTTCGACTGGGGCTACCACGCCCTGTGGAACGGCCTGCCGCTGGTCCTGGCGTACGTCGTCGTCACCGTCGCCAACCGGTGGGGCGGTGCCCCGGACAGCCCCCGGGCGGCCCGCGAGCCCGTCGAGGTCGACCCGCCGGTCACCGGCCGCTGGTCCGCGCTGAACAGCCCGGCCGACCGCACCCCGAGCCACGGCGTCCACGCCCACGGTCAGACATACGCGATCGACATCCTCGCCGAGCCCGAGCCGGGCGCCCGCCCCGCCTTCCGGTGGCTGTGGCCGCTCGCCCGCCGCCCCCAGGACTTCCCGGCCTTCGGCGCCCCGATCCTCGCGGTCGCCGACGCCACGGTCGTCCGGGCCGCCGACGGGCAGCGCGACCACCTGAGCCGCACCTCCCTGCCGGGGCTGCTGTACCTGCTGCTCGTCGAGGGCTCGGTGCGCGAGTTGGCCGGCACCGGGCGCATCCTCGGCAACCACCTCGTCCTCGACCTCGGCGACGGCACCTACGCCGCCTACGCCCATCTCCAGCGCGGCTCCCTCACCGTCCGCGAGGGCGACCGCGTCCGCGCCGGGCAGCCGATCGCCCGCTGCGGCACCTCGGGCAACTCCTCCGAGCCGCACCTGCACTTCCAGCTGATGGACGGCCCGGATCCGGACGCGGCCCGGGGCGCGCCCTTCACCTGGCGCGGAATCGGCGTGCCGCGCAACGGAGAGATCTTCGAGGCGCCGCCGGCGGCCGTCGCTCTAGGCTGA